Proteins co-encoded in one Arachis hypogaea cultivar Tifrunner chromosome 13, arahy.Tifrunner.gnm2.J5K5, whole genome shotgun sequence genomic window:
- the LOC112736660 gene encoding ankyrin repeat-containing protein BDA1, which produces MANVISPLEEAAKSGDINRLYALIEANPYILEDVEAIPFVETPLHTAASAGHIHFATEIMRLKPSFALKLDTHGLSPIHLAIQKGHGELVRRLVDIDKDLVRVKGREGITPLHTIVSQKGEAQVLAYFLEVCPDSIEDVTVRRETALHVALKHQQLEALQVLIGWLRTNTRRGAATLERSILNWKDEGGNTILHLSALNHDIQALNLLIKCKSMNLNSKNSENRTALDRACSTEMERELEKVGAKRGSSVKDDPTLATQLKLNITLHRRIIIRVKRTRHNISDIQRESYLVVAALLLTGIYQTVLSPPAGKSVLSASGFVAILAINTLVLLVTTLTILTLILSSSVGFLLLGPIFSFAFSYLYSMQLISPTTRGRHIATVMMVVYVVIYCLVAIEMMMNLPSASSLTLKAKRFYADLKLELHKFIV; this is translated from the exons ATGGCGAATGTTATTAGTCCGTTAGAAGAAGCTGCTAAATCCGGAGACATAAACCGTCTCTACGCGCTAATTGAAGCAAATCCATATATTCTAGAAGACGTGGAAGCCATACCCTTTGTTGAGACTCCTCTGCATACAGCTGCATCTGCTGGCCACATCCACTTTGCTACTGAGATTATGAGATTGAAACCTTCATTTGCTTTGAAGCTAGACACGCATGGCCTCAGCCCCATCCACCTTGCCATTCAAAAAGGCCATGGCGAACTGGTTCGTCGCCTCGTGGACATCGACAAGGACCTCGTCCGAGTCAAAGGAAGAGAAGGCATTACTCCTCTTCATACAATTGTAAGTCAAAAGGGAGAAGCTCAAGTTTTGGCCTATTTTCTCGAGGTTTGTCCTGACTCAATTGAGGATGTGACTGTGAGAAGGGAGACTGCGCTTCATGTTGCGCTCAAACATCAACAGTTGGAGGCTCTGCAAGTGCTCATTGGTTGGCTCAGGACAAATACTCGCAGAGGTGCTGCAACCTTGGAACGCTCTATCTTGAACTGGAAAGACGAGGGAGGCAACACCATCTTACATCTTTCAGCTCTCAATCATGACATACAA GCTCTGAATTTGTTGATAAAGTGTAAAAGCATGAATTTAAACAGCAAGAACTCAGAAAACAGAACAGCTTTAGACAGAGCTTGTAGCACAGAGATGGAGAGAGAATTAGAGAAGGTTGGAGCAAAACGCGGTTCATCGGTTAAAGATGATCCCACCCTTGCAACTCAACTCAAACTAAACATCACACTTCACCGAAGAATAATTATCCGTGTAAAACGCACTAGACACAATATCTCAGATATACAGCGCGAATCTTACTTGGTAGTTGCAGCTCTGCTTCTAACCGGAATCTACCAAACTGTACTTAGTCCTCCGGCCGGAAAATCTGTCCTATCAGCCAGTGGTTTTGTTGCCATATTAGCCATTAACACGCTCGTGCTTTTGGTCACAACACTTACCATTCTTACACTAATACTCAGCAGTTCCGTTGGGTTTCTGTTGCTTGGGCCAATTTTTTCCTTTGCCTTCAGCTATCTTTATTCTATGCAGCTGATATCGCCAACAACTAGAGGTAGACATATAGCTACCGTTATGATGGTTGTTTATGTTGTTATTTATTGCTTGGTAGCCATTGAAATGATGATGAACTTACCTTCAGCATCTTCGTTGACTTTGAAGGCGAAAAGATTCTATGCAGACTTAAAGTTAGAACTACACAAGTTTATAGTTTAA
- the LOC112736662 gene encoding E3 ubiquitin-protein ligase RDUF2, translating into MNFETQPGTASFWCYSCSSFVHIMDESETNILCPNCNSGFVEQIRPDPSPDHFFSPFSDVSDSSHQGFRRRRRSAAGNRSPFNPVIVLRGPSDDADREGGAAFELYYDDGDGSGLRPLPPAIAEFLLGSGFDRLLEQFSQIETNAFGRLENPPASKAAIESMPAVEIAEAHVRAEAHCAVCKEAFELRAEARELPCKHIYHTDCIVPWLSIRNSCPVCRHELPSDQNSLMSGSIDEESIGLTIWRLPGGGFAVGRFSGGRRAGENHLPVVYTEMDGALNPNGAPRRIARSVRSNRVRESHGIGRVFRNFMSIFGRLGSSRSRFFGPERVSLRSVFNRNSRRRTWRFED; encoded by the coding sequence ATGAACTTCGAAACGCAACCTGGAACGGCGTCGTTTTGGTGTTACAGCTGCTCAAGCTTCGTTCACATCATGGACGAAAGTGAAACCAACATCCTCTGCCCTAACTGCAATAGCGGTTTTGTCGAACAGATCCGACCCGACCCGTCTCCGGACCACTTTTTCAGCCCCTTCTCCGACGTCTCCGATTCCAGCCACCAAGGTTTCCGCCGTCGCCGCCGCAGTGCCGCGGGAAACCGCTCCCCTTTCAATCCTGTGATTGTTCTCCGTGGCCCCAGTGATGACGCCGATCGTGAAGGTGGTGCTGCCTTCGAGCTATACTACGACGACGGCGACGGAAGCGGTTTACGGCCTCTGCCGCCAGCTATTGCGGAGTTTCTGTTAGGTTCGGGATTTGACCGGCTTTTGGAGCAGTTCTCGCAGATCGAGACGAACGCGTTTGGGCGGCTGGAGAATCCACCCGCTTCTAAGGCGGCGATAGAGTCGATGCCGGCGGTGGAGATCGCGGAGGCGCACGTGCGTGCCGAAGCGCACTGCGCCGTGTGTAAGGAAGCATTTGAGCTACGGGCGGAGGCGCGTGAGCTTCCATGTAAGCACATATACCACACCGATTGCATCGTTCCGTGGCTTTCGATTCGGAATTCGTGCCCTGTGTGTCGACACGAGCTTCCTTCGGATCAGAATTCGTTGATGTCGGGTTCAATCGACGAGGAATCGATTGGATTAACGATTTGGAGGCTGCCGGGAGGGGGATTCGCCGTCGGTAGATTTTCTGGTGGCCGGAGAGCAGGTGAAAACCACCTTCCCGTCGTGTACACGGAGATGGACGGAGCACTGAACCCTAACGGAGCTCCGAGGAGGATTGCGCGTTCTGTGAGGAGCAATAGGGTTAGGGAAAGTCATGGAATTGGTAGGGTTTTTCGAAATTTCATGTCAATTTTTGGAAGATTGGGTTCTAGCAGGTCTAGATTTTTTGGTCCGGAACGAGTTTCGCTGAGATCGGTGTTCAATAGGAACTCGCGGAGGCGAACATGGAGAtttgaagattga